From Larus michahellis chromosome 5, bLarMic1.1, whole genome shotgun sequence, the proteins below share one genomic window:
- the TDO2 gene encoding tryptophan 2,3-dioxygenase, with the protein MSGCPFAGNSYLFSKLSLEDEKDDKSQEGINKASRGGLVYGDYLQLNKILNAQELQSEKKGKKIHDEHLFIVTHQAYELWFKQILWEMDSVRVIFQNGHVRDERNMLKVITRMNRISMIMKLLVEQFSVLETMTALDFFEFRYYLSPASGFQSLQFRLLENKIGVPQSLRVPYNRRHYRDNFKGQDYELLLKSEQEPTLLQLVEAWLERTPGLDAEGFDFWGQFEVNVSKGLEEEFALVQAKPESEEKDDLLSEFQKQKDVLLSLFDEKRHEHLLSKGERRLSYKALKGALMIYFYREEPRFQVPFQLLTSLMDLDVLMTKWRYNHVCMVHRMIGSKAGTGGSSGYQYLRSTVSDRYKVFVDLFNLSTFLVPRHWIPKMNPTIHKFLYTAEYCDSSYFSSEDSD; encoded by the exons ATGAGCGGGTGCCCCTTCGCGGGGAACAGCTACCT atTTAGCAAGCTATCTTTGGAAGATGAAAAAGATGATAAATCACAAGAAGGGATAAATAAAGCCAGCAGAGGTGGACTTGTCTATGGAGACTACCTACAA ctgaaCAAAATATTGAATGCTCAAGAACTTCAgagtgagaagaaaggaaaaaaaatccatgatgaGCATCTTTTCATTGTGACGCATCAAG CTTATGAACTTTGGTTTAAGCAGATTCTGTGGGAAATGGACTCTGTGCGGGTGATCTTTCAAAATGGCCAC GTGAGAGATGAGAGGAACATGTTGAAGGTTATTACTCGAATGAACAGAATTTCAATGATTATGAAATTACTTGTGGAACAGTTCTCGGTTTTGGAAACTATGACTGCATTGGACTTCTTTGAATTCag ATACTACCTAAGCCCGGCCTCAGGTTTTCAGAGCCTGCAGTTCCGCTTGCTAGAGAACAAAATTGGTGTTCCCCAAAGTCTGAGAGTCCCCTATAACAGAAGGCATTATCGGGATAACTTCAAGGGACAGGACTATGAACTACTGCTTAAATCGGAGCAAGAACCAACACTACTGCAACTGGTGGAG GCATGGCTGGAAAGAACTCCAGGACTTGACGCAGAAGGATTTGATTTCTGGGGACAATTTGAAGTGAATGTTTCAAAAGGTCTAGAAGAGGAATTTGCCTTGGTGCAG GCCAAAccagaatcggaagaaaaagatGACTTATTATCTGAATTCCAAAAACAGAAAGATGTATTACTTTCCTTATTTGATGAAAAACGCCATGAACATCTGCTCAGTAaag GAGAAAGACGACTGTCTTATAAAGCGCTGAAGGGTGCCTTAATGATCTACTTCTACAG GGAGGAGCCTCGTTTCCAGGTTCCCTTTCAGCTCCTTACCTCCCTTATGGATCTCGATGTGCTCATGACCAAATGGAGGT ACAACCACGTCTGCATGGTGCACAGAATGATTGGCAGCAAGGCTGGCACCGGAGGCTCCTCAGGCTACCAGTATTTGCGCTCAACAGTGAG TGACAGATACAAGGTGTTTGTGGATTTGTTCAATCTTTCAACGTTTCTAGTGCCAAGACACTGGATACCAAAGATGAACCCGACCATTCATAAATTCCTTTACACAGCAGAATACTGCGACAGCTCCTATTTCAGCAGCGAGGACTCTGACTAG
- the CTSO gene encoding cathepsin O: MARPGACPSCSMGVLVLVLLCCLLQAGSAALLAPAGTRLGEEGGGGGGGGAGGPGRPPWDGGGGEKEAMAAALRESAKRIRLLNSPSKDNATAFYGINQFSHLFPEEFKAIYLRSIPHKLPRYVKVLKGKEKPLPKKFDWRDKKVIAEVRNQQTCGGCWAFSVVGSIESAYAIKGNNLEELSVQQVIDCSYNNYGCSGGSTVSALNWLNQTKVKLVRDSEYTFKAQTGLCHYFGHSDFGVSITGFSAYDFSGQEEEMMRMLINWGPLAVTVDAVSWQDYLGGIIQYHCSSGRANHAVLITGFDRTGSIPYWIVQNSWGPTWGIDGYVRVKIGGNVCGIADTVSSVFV; the protein is encoded by the exons ATGGCGCGACCCGGCGCTTGCCCCAGCTGCTCGAtgggggtgctggtgctggtacttctctgctgcctgctgcaggcgggcagcgctgccctcctGGCGCCTGCAGGCACCCGGCTTGgggaggagggcggcggcggcggcggcggcggcgccggtggCCCGGGCCGCCCTCCGTGGGACGGAGGCGGCGGGGAGAAAGAAGCGATGGCAGCGGCCCTCCGG GAAAGCGCTAAAAGAATTAGATTACTGAATTCACCATCGAAAGATAATGCAACTGCCTTCTATGGAATAAATCAGTTTTCTCACCTGTTTCCTGAAGAGTTCAAAG CTATTTACTTAAGAAGCATACCTCACAAACTTCCCAGATACGTAAAAGTgctaaagggaaaggaaaaacctttGCCCAAGAAGTTTGACTGGAGGGACAAGAAAGTCATTGCAGAAGTGAGAAATCAGCAAACA TGTGGAGGCTGCTGGGCTTTCAGCGTTGTGGGTAGTATAGAGTCTGCCTATGCAATTAAAGGAAATAACCTGGAAGAACTTAGCGTACAGCAGGTTATTGACTGTTCATACAATAATTACGGATGCAGCGGGGGATCCACTGTTAGTGCTTTGAACTGGCTGAACCAG ACAAAAGTAAAACTTGTGAGAGATTCAGAATACACTTTTAAAGCTCAGACAGGACTGTGCCATTATTTTGGTCACTCAGATTTTGGAGTTTCAATAACAGGATTTTCTGCATATGACTTCAG TGgtcaggaagaagaaatgatgAGGATGCTCATTAACTGGGGCCCTTTGGCAGTAACAGTAGATGCGGTTAGCTGGCAGGATTATCTTGGTGGGATCATACAATATCACTGCTCCAGTGGACGAGCAAATCACGCTGTTCTAATCACTGGTTTTGACAGAACAG GTAGTATCCCTTACTGGATTGTACAGAACTCGTGGGGGCCTACATGGGGAATAGACGGCTATGTTCGTGTTAAGATAGGCGGCAACGTCTGTG gTATAGCAGATACGGTTTCATCAGTATTTGTTTGA